CCAAACGTGCGTCACTACATGTGATCGCGCTGCAAGATTAAAAGAAGGGCAAACCTGGGAGAAGACGAACCCACTCCCGCCCCTAACTATGTTGCCGGAATCCATTAGTCACACTGCGGTGACTTCTTATTTGAACCGCATGAATATTCCGgttcgcttttgttttctttccgtttGCGGTTAGCATCCAAAACCCTCAAAGCGTTTGGTTTACTGGTACCACTTGTTGTACCTTCGACACCTTCTGACCTGAAATGAACGTAAATGCAAATGCATATGTGGGTGCGTAGTATTAACTTGCTGCTTTAGCTTGTCCACTTACTTCATTTACTATCACTTTAAGGGTAGttaagcgaaacaaaacaaaaaacaaacccctcTCACATTGGGGCTCTAAACGAACAAATCGAACTGCTCCGGATTTACGAATTAACGACCGCACACGGTGTTGAGTAACGCAGAAACGCACAGTCGAACGAAAGGAGAATGGTTCATGAAAACCAAATACCAGCACCAGTGCTGCGCGTACGACGGCTGAAATatacacaaaaagaaaaaaaaaatagcgccgtaaaacaaaatgcatcaCATAagcgaacacaaaaaaagctctaAAGCTGACACGCGAAAACTCATGGCCCACGCACGCCGGTCCACGGCAGCTTACGTCTTTCGATGCACCGAAAAGAGAGGGCGGCTGGAATTTTCCCTGAGCCCCGACGGTACCGTTGACTAAACTAAAAGAAgaacttttttcttctgccaTAAGCGGAGGGCGTTCGGTTGAGGGGTGCATGCGAGATCGGGAGATCTATTGTTTATGGTCACGGAAGCGCATCAGCATTGATTGAAACCGATCTGTGTAGCAGGGTGAAAACACGGGGTGAAACGTTGGGATGAAGCtacttacttttttttgcgaagAATGTTGCGACGATCGTATCGTATCTTCGCGTTGTACTTGGAAGAGGTATGATTTACGTGAGCGCACCACAAAACATGGGCATATAGCTGTATGTGTACGTTATGACCCGATATTAAGTGATCACGCAAATGATTGATCCATGGCAAAGTTGGCAAAAGCGCCAAACGATGGAAATGAAAGTGAAATCCATCCATACAGCGAGAGCTGGACGGGAAAAAGGTTGATCGTAAGTGAGGCATGAAATGTGATGACCGTTTGCTTTGGTGCACTTGATGGCTACTTATCTCATTTACATAACGACAAAGTGCAGCGAACCGCGAACGAAACGTTTTTGTGTGGTGACTGTGGTGACTATCCTTACTTTTTTAGGTGCTTTGGATCGATAGAAAGATCTTGCGTGTTTGATCGACCCGTGTACAAAACGATTTAGattttaaaacaaagaaaTACAATGATCTACATTAGCGAGTGCTAATCTGGTTGCTTTTATCTCGTCCACAGCTTGGAAGAGTTCACAATCGAAAGGAATGAGCTGCGCGAGCTACCGGACAGCCTGAAGGGACTAGCGAGCTTAAGGATCTTGAATGCGGCCTACAACCAGCTGGAGCAGCTACCAGCGTTCATGGTGAACAATATGCGCTCGATGACATTGTTTGTACGTTACGGACGCTTCAATTTCTTCATTCCAGACATTTTGTCGTACAAAATTGTGAACTGTCTACTTATAAATTCCAGCAACGGAACGACTCACTCCGCAATGGGCATCTACAGCATCAAACGCAGCAACGGGAAGCGCCCCAGAAGAGCGAGGAGAAGACGGACATACCGCTGACGAAGGTGAATCTGCGTGGAAATCAACTGAAAGGCAGTATCATTCTTGGGAATTATGGAGTAAGTTGtgtttggatgtgtttttgGTAGTGTCTGATGTTCCTGAATTTTATGTCCATTGCAGCTTCTTACACAGCTGGATgtgagtgaaaatttgatcgAAGTGATGGATCTTTCAGCACTGGATAAGCTGGAGACGATCCAGTGCTGCAGAAACAGTTTGCGTGAGCTGACGTTAAGCGGACGGAATCTTCACTCCTTAATTGCGGGCAATAACAGTGAGTCGATGAGTTGAGATATTCCAGGTTATAGGACGATGTCTCTAAAAGATGTTCTGGCATTTTTTCACCCTATTTAGATCTAACAAAAATATCCGTCCGAGCAACTCCGACCAACCTGAAGCACATGGACCTAAGCTTCAACAGTCTGCAGGAGCTGCCCGACTGGCTCGTCGGCTGCCATCAGCTGCGGACACTGTACGCAAACAACAACCAGATCCACACGATCTCGGAACATCTGCTGAACAACGAGCATGCCACCATCCAAACACTACACCTTGCGTACAACCGGCTAACCAGCTTCCCGCCCATGGTGAAGCGCAAACTCCCTCTTCAGAAGCTCTACCTGCAGTGCAACCTTATTGAGGACCTGCCGGAGAACTTTTTCATTGCCTGCGAACGGCTCACTATACTGAACGTGTCCAGCAACAAGCTGATGACGCTGCCAATCATTTTCGGCTCGAGCTGCAGCCTGGAGCGACTGTACGCCACCAACAACGCCCTCACCGATCGGGTGCTGGACTCGCTGATCTGTTTACCCCGTCTGCGGGTGCTTCATCTCGGCTACAATCTCCTCACCACCATGCCCGAAACGTGCATCAGTTGCTGGGGTGAtctggaggagctggtgaTCTCGGGCAACAAGCTGCGCCATCTGCCGGAAAATCTGGCAAACATGGCAAATTTGCGTGTACTACGTGTACACTCGAACCAACTGCAATCGGTGCCGAGTTTGGGGCGTACGATAACGCTACGCGTGCTGGATCTGGCACACAACCAGCTGGATAAGGTAAACATCACGGCACTGGTGCCGAGAAACCTCCAATTCTTGGACCTCTCTGGCAACAGACAGCTGCAAGTCGATGCACAGCAGCTTCAGGCGTGCCGAACTCAACGACCCATGGCACTGGTGGACGTGTCGGGCAAGAATCGTCCATCACTCCCAACGGCTCCACTACCCTACCAAGAGCACGAAGATTACGAACCCTGCTGGAAGGTTGGCTTCGCAGAAACGAGTGGCTGTCTGCCGAAGCTCTGTATCGCACAACTCCGTCTGCCAGCGTTTTGCAACTCCGAAGGTCTGTTTGGACTGTTCGATGGTGAAACGGGCAATGGTGTGCCGAACCTGCTGGTAAAGGCGATCCCCAAGATCCTGCTCGAAGAGCGCACGGTAAAGGAAACGGCAAACGATTACATGAAGTACACACTGCTCTCCGCCCATCGCGAACTGAAGCAGCGCGGACAACAGGAAGCCGTAAACGTAACACTCTGTCACATTGCCCGCAGCCGGTTGCCCACAGAAGCGATGAGCTACCTGCCGCAAACGGTAGCAAGTGGACGTAAGTTTATCCTGCGTGTCGCAACCGTGGGAGAAAGCTCGGCCGTCCTGATCAAGCACAACCGCTGTGTGCTGCTGAACAAGGGCAGTCCGGCACGGAAGCTGGGACTGAGTGCAAACTTCCCGGTGACGGTACCCGATCCGGAGGTGCAGGAGGTTGTGCTGACCGATGCGGACGAGTATCTGGTGCTGGGCAATCGGAAGCTGTGGGAAGTCATCACAATGGAAACGGTGGCGGAAGAGATAAGGAAGGAGGAGAACATACTGCTGGCGGCGAAGCGGGTTCAGGACATTGCCCAGAGCTATGGAGCGGAGGAGAATCTAAGTGTGATGATCGTACGGTTCAACAATCTCGGCACGGATGTGGACTTTCTGATGCGTGAGCTGCGCCAGACGATTCGCAAGAAGCCGACCCTTATCCAGGGTGGCACGGGTGTAATATCGGGGTTCTGTAAGTGTGGCTGCTGTTGCGAGACGAATAATAGTTGCTGTCATTCGGCGGCCGCAGTTCAGTTTGTGCGACATCCTTCCGGGCGCAGCGACCGATCGTCGCCCAGCGGGCAGAGCGATCAGACGAGTGGCAGTGAAACGGTCGCACTGCATGGGCTGCCCCGCTCGAAGGTGTCCGATGTGTCGTCGGTGGTGAGTCGACGGCCTACTGCTACGTATTTGGCGAACGAACGGCGCAGCTTGCGGGGCGGGGTGGTACGTGCTGTAAGGGCGAAGATTGAGGAGGAAAAGGAACGGGAAGGAATGGACGAGTCCGATTCGGCCATGTCGGAGGAGCAGTTCAAGTGCTGGGAGTACATGCTGGAGCAGAACACACAGCTGCTGTTCGATAAGGAGCTTAACACCATCTCCCGCGGGTTTGTTGGCAAACGGACGGGTGTGACGGCGACAAATGGAACCTCCGAATCGGGCACGAACTCTTCCGGTTCTTCTGGATCGTCCGGTGCGAGCAATCTTACCAAGCTGCAGCTAAAAAACCTCTCGACAAGCTCCCCGCAGCTCGCACAGCTGGAGAGTGACAGTGGACTTAACTCTTCGCTGGCCAGCGGGTACAGTGGCACGATGATGACAACGGCCCGTGCGACACCGTTTCTGTCGAAGCAATTCGGCTCGACCCGTTCCTTCCATCCGGCCTCGTCCCAAAGCTACTTTAAACCGATTCAGTATAGTACACCCGCGACCCGACCGCGCCCTATTAATACAGGCCCAAACGCAGCTTACTTCGGGTCGTTGCAGCGACTCATGCCCTACAATCTGGAGTTTGACGGGACAACGGTGCAGGACCGGTACGGTTCGAACGGGAACGTGCTCGAGCGAGACAGCACACTGGAGCTGGACACGATTGACCCGGACGGTGGCCGGATGCGACAGTACTGGGGAGTTGCTACGACGGAACTGTAAAGCTGTGGACGCTGTTCTTTTCGGACGCTGCCAGGGGTTGTCGCgcaaagcgcaaacgcaaacggGAAACGGTGTCAATCCGCAAACCCTTCCTGTGTGTTTGCGGTGTCTGTATTTTCGTTCACGATCgatccttttgttttgtttatagcaataaattaaataaatatgtacACATTTTCCGTTAGGATTACCGAGCAAAGGGCCACGCGTGCAGCCTCCGATTGGTTTAGTAGCTGTAGTTGCTGCTGTAGTAGGAGCTGTATATAgctatgtatgtatatatgtatagtatgtatatatatatatgcagGACGTCAGTTGTCGTTTCCGAAAGGTTACTGTTAATGGGTGTACGGGACTCAGTTGGTCCTTCCTATTTGCCTTGTTTTTCCCTGCATTTTCTTCACCTTTGATTGACTTGtgttgtgtggctgtgtgaagGAAACACTGTTCTTATCTACTCATCAGCTCACTTCTACTACCACTGCTATCCTTGCATTTTTCCAACAAAATGTTGGTCATCTTGCGAATAATGCTGCACACGACGGTGATGGCACACTGTACATTGGATCTTGCTGTCGAACCTTTACCGAAAGTGACGTTCGATTGGTTTCAACTTCTTGTTTTTGGCTTCAACAAGACTCTCGGCCGAGATGGCCGTTTCGTACCAGCTACAGAAACGAAACGGAACTTCAAGGAACAACTAGTGGGGATGGAGGGGGACGTGGAGTGGACATAACACATTTTGTTCCGGCTTCCGAAAACCAAACCGGACCAATCGGGGTTTCATTTACGTATGGATTGGACTATCGCACTACGCCTCCGCCTTGCACGCGGAACGCACTACAATGCACTAACTATCGGTGTCCAAGACGACTAGCACCGGGTGATttatgggttttgttttgacttaCTGCTACTTACTGCTCTGGATCTCTCTTCCACTCCCTTCCCGAATTCTTCACGACTAGTTCTACACTCATTTGATTTCTGACTTGGACAATCTACTCGCTGCTATAGTATAgtggtttgattgttttgtggGCTGTGGGTGCTTTTACAGAGAAAGTGTTGTGACACATAACCGCGAAACAATGGTTCGCGCAAATCTATGGCACATTTCGACTAACGGCTCTAAACGGAATCACAAAACAAACGTCGCGGGGCTCTTTGCCCCGTCGCTAGTGCAAACTAGTGCGCAGCTGGGTGTAACACCGTGCCGGTACTCCCTTGCGCCTGCATCAGTAGTGCGTCAGGGCGGACGTGCCATTCGgtgccggctgctgctgcccaagcagtggcggcggtggtgctaCCTGCTGCGATTGAAGGGGCCCATTTGGGCCGGGTGTACCGTTGGGCGCACCACCGGCCGCTGGAAGCTGTGTTTGCGGATGGGGCGGACAGTCACCGAGCCACGAGTCGGGACTGGGCGGGAAGTCGGGATAGCCGTGCGCGGGACTAGAATCGTTGCTGAGGTCCGACACGGCGCTACCGTGCAGCCCAGGCCGGCGAGCACCAGGGTGCATCGAGCTTAGGGGTTGACCTGCAATGGAGAGAGTTTGGGGACGGTTAGTggacgaaagaaagaaagggagaAATCGGGGGGCTTCTACTTCCGCTGACGCATGGGACATTGGACATACTTACTCACCTAGTGGCGTGTAGACGATATTGTCCGGGTAGGAACCGTACGGGTGGCCGGCTCCCATGGGCGGAGGCGAGTGGCTGGAAAGGTACGGCGGGGGACTGCCGTTGCCGTGGATGTAGGACCCTCGGGCACTGTGCGGCGAGGCACCGTCCTCCAGGCCCATGTTGGACGTACTGTAGCTATCATTACTGAGGTCTACAAGAAGACAGATTTGGTGTTAGCAGGACAGCTTCAACAATTCAAAACTTCTAACCACACTTACCGTGATGACTGAAACTGTCGAGATCAATCTTTAGCTCATCCTTGTCGAGCAGCTTGTCGACACGGCTGGGCGAGGAGGTTCCCTTCATCGACCGGAAGTACTGACTCCAGCGAGTGCGACCTGCATCCTTCTTCAATCGCTTTTCCTTCGCTCGTCTGTTGGGAGTGGAAAAGTTCAACCGTTACAGGacttcacttcacttgtgCAGGGGATAACAGCTTGAAAGCTTACCTATTCTGAAACCACACCTGCACCACACGCATGTCGAGCCCCGTATCCTGGGAGAGCTGTTCCCGAACGTGGCGAGCCGGTTTGGGGCTGCTGTTGTAGGCGCTCTTCAACGTCTCCAGCTGCTTGGCAGTGATGGTGGTTCGTGGTCGCTTATTCGACGACTCCCCGTCCAGTGAACCATCGGAAAGATAGAGACCTGTCGATGGACGAACAGTGACATAAAAATGACGTTTTCAACGGAATTAACTACCACCAAAAAATAACCCACCTTTAGCTTTCGCTGCCTCGTAGTCCGGTTTGCAGATCAGCTTGCAGTCCTCCATCAGGTAAAACTCATCGCCCGTGTTTAGCTGCCGCGAGCACATCGAGCACATGAAGCACTGCAGATGGTACACGTTGTCCTGCGCCCGTCGGACCACCTGCGTTGGCGGTATGCCGAGATCACACGCGGCACACTTGGTCCCGTAGCGCCTGTCGGACCAGCAGGGAAGCGGGTAAGGCAGAGGGCACACGAGAACATAGATTAACACATAAACAATCCGCTTGGTCGCGTGGAAACGCTTGTTGGCACAGAATGGACCAGCACGCCCTGTTCGCGCCACTACTTTAAATACTTACTTGAAGAAATCGTCCTTGCAGAACAGCTGACCGTTGCGGGCGAAACACTTTTCGTTCAGCTGCACCCGACACTCGCTGCACTGGAGACATT
This sequence is a window from Anopheles merus strain MAF chromosome 3R, AmerM5.1, whole genome shotgun sequence. Protein-coding genes within it:
- the LOC121596110 gene encoding protein phosphatase PHLPP-like protein — protein: MVVSTSTPLGGLANGAGQGMGTILRTYKPRTPRGSVSKFPSVGKLSVISADINYESFQPAQSDGNNNRVQKVLEYGGESDVPSSKWPDATGDGEGGKSAYRFTEPGGVRTVSERVEGSCSGSSSAGVIIGKPVNLMLSKMSLLWNTSGWLRVYCGPDRSEISAEDRSRMIHVVTTATTLDVVKDMNLPGDYTLWVQIGGGRTRRLEENEYPLLVQEEFLKSLGYFDESRRARLGIDPELKYLIRFHIGPAEIPMCKGVLRSGSVEVLKGLMFPQWRRRHLAIVGSKLILYAGSAAFPPEVYELAGANVFEHAPCDNRLVIKIVPKCGSTSSARDSLDRESSIASVEFIDCSGTVGVYPGSTMTGGSSLASADRDAVVFLGFRESWERDQWSVWLTVDEPDRSTNQRLDLDDSGLQQIPDVFLQAPTSVEELLAGRNKLQEIALRALGQFTYLKVLRLNGNALKEFPDSLYQLRNLRLLDLSENEIRKLPDSISALKSLEEFTIERNELRELPDSLKGLASLRILNAAYNQLEQLPAFMVNNMRSMTLFQRNDSLRNGHLQHQTQQREAPQKSEEKTDIPLTKVNLRGNQLKGSIILGNYGLLTQLDVSENLIEVMDLSALDKLETIQCCRNSLRELTLSGRNLHSLIAGNNNLTKISVRATPTNLKHMDLSFNSLQELPDWLVGCHQLRTLYANNNQIHTISEHLLNNEHATIQTLHLAYNRLTSFPPMVKRKLPLQKLYLQCNLIEDLPENFFIACERLTILNVSSNKLMTLPIIFGSSCSLERLYATNNALTDRVLDSLICLPRLRVLHLGYNLLTTMPETCISCWGDLEELVISGNKLRHLPENLANMANLRVLRVHSNQLQSVPSLGRTITLRVLDLAHNQLDKVNITALVPRNLQFLDLSGNRQLQVDAQQLQACRTQRPMALVDVSGKNRPSLPTAPLPYQEHEDYEPCWKVGFAETSGCLPKLCIAQLRLPAFCNSEGLFGLFDGETGNGVPNLLVKAIPKILLEERTVKETANDYMKYTLLSAHRELKQRGQQEAVNVTLCHIARSRLPTEAMSYLPQTVASGRKFILRVATVGESSAVLIKHNRCVLLNKGSPARKLGLSANFPVTVPDPEVQEVVLTDADEYLVLGNRKLWEVITMETVAEEIRKEENILLAAKRVQDIAQSYGAEENLSVMIVRFNNLGTDVDFLMRELRQTIRKKPTLIQGGTGVISGFCKCGCCCETNNSCCHSAAAVQFVRHPSGRSDRSSPSGQSDQTSGSETVALHGLPRSKVSDVSSVVSRRPTATYLANERRSLRGGVVRAVRAKIEEEKEREGMDESDSAMSEEQFKCWEYMLEQNTQLLFDKELNTISRGFVGKRTGVTATNGTSESGTNSSGSSGSSGASNLTKLQLKNLSTSSPQLAQLESDSGLNSSLASGYSGTMMTTARATPFLSKQFGSTRSFHPASSQSYFKPIQYSTPATRPRPINTGPNAAYFGSLQRLMPYNLEFDGTTVQDRYGSNGNVLERDSTLELDTIDPDGGRMRQYWGVATTEL
- the LOC121596111 gene encoding LIM/homeobox protein Lhx3 isoform X1, yielding MSVCVSSAGGTLGIDAMSLSQMTLPSSMMLPLPHSSSSLGSGHSSLLSHSMANGQTSLGTIGSLDGGGLSIGSTRSLQLNSASSSSNNSSSSSSNSNGHGSLSGGSLTGLPALHGQSSTIGAGLSGELLGDHHPNPEMLLALISRNKALEATIPKCGGCHELILDRFILKVSDRTWHAKCLQCSECRVQLNEKCFARNGQLFCKDDFFKSDRRYGTKCAACDLGIPPTQVVRRAQDNVYHLQCFMCSMCSRQLNTGDEFYLMEDCKLICKPDYEAAKAKGLYLSDGSLDGESSNKRPRTTITAKQLETLKSAYNSSPKPARHVREQLSQDTGLDMRVVQVWFQNRRAKEKRLKKDAGRTRWSQYFRSMKGTSSPSRVDKLLDKDELKIDLDSFSHHDLSNDSYSTSNMGLEDGASPHSARGSYIHGNGSPPPYLSSHSPPPMGAGHPYGSYPDNIVYTPLGQPLSSMHPGARRPGLHGSAVSDLSNDSSPAHGYPDFPPSPDSWLGDCPPHPQTQLPAAGGAPNGTPGPNGPLQSQQVAPPPPLLGQQQPAPNGTSALTHY
- the LOC121596111 gene encoding LIM/homeobox protein Lhx3 isoform X2; this encodes MSVCVSSAGGTLGIDAMSLSQMTLPSSMMLPLPHSSSSLGSGHSSLLSHSMANGQTSLGTIGSLDGGGLSIGSTRSLQLNSASSSSNNSSSSSSNSNGHGSLSGGSLTGLPALHGQSSTIGAGLSGELLGDHHPNPEMLLALISRNKALEATIPKCGGCHELILDRFILKVSDRTWHAKCLQCSECRVQLNEKCFARNGQLFCKDDFFKRYGTKCAACDLGIPPTQVVRRAQDNVYHLQCFMCSMCSRQLNTGDEFYLMEDCKLICKPDYEAAKAKGLYLSDGSLDGESSNKRPRTTITAKQLETLKSAYNSSPKPARHVREQLSQDTGLDMRVVQVWFQNRRAKEKRLKKDAGRTRWSQYFRSMKGTSSPSRVDKLLDKDELKIDLDSFSHHDLSNDSYSTSNMGLEDGASPHSARGSYIHGNGSPPPYLSSHSPPPMGAGHPYGSYPDNIVYTPLGQPLSSMHPGARRPGLHGSAVSDLSNDSSPAHGYPDFPPSPDSWLGDCPPHPQTQLPAAGGAPNGTPGPNGPLQSQQVAPPPPLLGQQQPAPNGTSALTHY
- the LOC121596111 gene encoding LIM/homeobox protein Lhx3 isoform X5, which codes for MEMLKLMMNTGDYLCGLGNGVNNNNNNINNNNNNNVEDIKKDQQRARSPDYRVPPINLDELPEVLLSTIPKCGGCHELILDRFILKVSDRTWHAKCLQCSECRVQLNEKCFARNGQLFCKDDFFKRYGTKCAACDLGIPPTQVVRRAQDNVYHLQCFMCSMCSRQLNTGDEFYLMEDCKLICKPDYEAAKAKGLYLSDGSLDGESSNKRPRTTITAKQLETLKSAYNSSPKPARHVREQLSQDTGLDMRVVQVWFQNRRAKEKRLKKDAGRTRWSQYFRSMKGTSSPSRVDKLLDKDELKIDLDSFSHHDLSNDSYSTSNMGLEDGASPHSARGSYIHGNGSPPPYLSSHSPPPMGAGHPYGSYPDNIVYTPLGQPLSSMHPGARRPGLHGSAVSDLSNDSSPAHGYPDFPPSPDSWLGDCPPHPQTQLPAAGGAPNGTPGPNGPLQSQQVAPPPPLLGQQQPAPNGTSALTHY
- the LOC121596111 gene encoding LIM/homeobox protein Lhx3 isoform X4 gives rise to the protein MEMLKLMMNTGDYLCGLGNGVNNNNNNINNNNNNNVEDIKKDQQRARSPDYRVPPINLDELPEVLLSTIPKCGGCHELILDRFILKVSDRTWHAKCLQCSECRVQLNEKCFARNGQLFCKDDFFKSDRRYGTKCAACDLGIPPTQVVRRAQDNVYHLQCFMCSMCSRQLNTGDEFYLMEDCKLICKPDYEAAKAKGLYLSDGSLDGESSNKRPRTTITAKQLETLKSAYNSSPKPARHVREQLSQDTGLDMRVVQVWFQNRRAKEKRLKKDAGRTRWSQYFRSMKGTSSPSRVDKLLDKDELKIDLDSFSHHDLSNDSYSTSNMGLEDGASPHSARGSYIHGNGSPPPYLSSHSPPPMGAGHPYGSYPDNIVYTPLGQPLSSMHPGARRPGLHGSAVSDLSNDSSPAHGYPDFPPSPDSWLGDCPPHPQTQLPAAGGAPNGTPGPNGPLQSQQVAPPPPLLGQQQPAPNGTSALTHY
- the LOC121596111 gene encoding LIM/homeobox protein Lhx3 isoform X3: MSVCVSSAGGTLGIDAMSLSQMTLPSSMMLPLPHSSSSLGSGHSSLLSHSMANGQTSLGTIGSLDGGGLSIGSTRSLQLNSASSSSNNSSSSSSNSNGHGSLSGGSLTGLPALHGQSSTIGAGLSGELLGDHHPNPEMLLALISRNKALEATIPKCGGCHELILDRFILKVSDRTWHAKCLQCSECRVQLNEKCFARNGQLFCKDDFFKSDRRYGTKCAACDLGIPPTQVVRRAQDNVYHLQCFMCSMCSRQLNTGDEFYLMEDCKLICKPDYEAAKAKGLYLSDGSLDGESSNKRPRTTITAKQLETLKSAYNSSPKPARHVREQLSQDTGLDMRVVQVWFQNRRAKEKRLKKDAGRTRWSQYFRSMKGTSSPSRVDKLLDKDELKIDLDSFSHHDLSNDSYSTSNMGLEDGASPHSARGSYIHGNGSPPPYLSSHSPPPMGAGHPYGSYPDNIVYTPLGESTPKLDAPWCSPAWAAR